One window from the genome of Balaenoptera musculus isolate JJ_BM4_2016_0621 chromosome 3, mBalMus1.pri.v3, whole genome shotgun sequence encodes:
- the LOC118893345 gene encoding glycine cleavage system H protein, mitochondrial-like isoform X1: MALRVARRVRDAVCNLRAISAPNEPCPLRPWGLRARTIRGLRARTIRGLRVGAIRAQHTGLALLSGHKFTDKHEWVTTKNGVGTVGISNFAQEALGDVVYCSLPEVGTKLNKQEEFGALESVKAASELYSPLSGEVTEINGALEENPGLVNKSCYEDGWLIKMTLSNPSDLDELMSEEAYEKYIKSIEE, encoded by the coding sequence ATGGCTCTGCGAGTGGCGCGGCGCGTGCGGGACGCAGTCTGCAACCTGCGTGCCATCTCTGCGCCCAATGAGCCCTGCCCGTTGCGGCCCTGGGGACTGCGGGCGCGCACCATCAGGGGACTGCGGGCGCGCACCATCAGGGGACTGCGGGTGGGCGCCATCAGAGCACAGCACACCGGACTGGCTCTGCTGTCGGGTCATAAATTCACAGACAAACATGAATGGGTAACAACAAAAAACGGTGTTGGAACAGTGGGAATCAGCAATTTTGCACAGGAAGCTTTGGGAGATGTTGTTTACTGTAGTCTGCCTGAAGTTGGGACAAAATTGAACAAACAAGAGGAATTTGGTGCTTTGGAAAGTGTGAAAGCTGCTAGTGAACTCTATTCTCCTCTATCAGGAGAAGTAACTGAAATTAATGGAGCTCTAGAAGAAAATCCAGGACTTGTCAACAAATCTTGTTATGAAGATGGCTGGCTGATCAAGATGACACTCAGTAACCCTTCAGACCTAGATGAACTAATGAGTGAAGAAGCAtatgagaaatacataaaatctattGAGGAGTGA
- the LOC118893345 gene encoding glycine cleavage system H protein, mitochondrial-like isoform X2 has protein sequence MALRVARRVRDAVCNLRAISAPNEPCPLRPWGLGLRVGAIRAQHTGLALLSGHKFTDKHEWVTTKNGVGTVGISNFAQEALGDVVYCSLPEVGTKLNKQEEFGALESVKAASELYSPLSGEVTEINGALEENPGLVNKSCYEDGWLIKMTLSNPSDLDELMSEEAYEKYIKSIEE, from the exons ATGGCTCTGCGAGTGGCGCGGCGCGTGCGGGACGCAGTCTGCAACCTGCGTGCCATCTCTGCGCCCAATGAGCCCTGCCCGTTGCGGCCCTGGGGACT GGGACTGCGGGTGGGCGCCATCAGAGCACAGCACACCGGACTGGCTCTGCTGTCGGGTCATAAATTCACAGACAAACATGAATGGGTAACAACAAAAAACGGTGTTGGAACAGTGGGAATCAGCAATTTTGCACAGGAAGCTTTGGGAGATGTTGTTTACTGTAGTCTGCCTGAAGTTGGGACAAAATTGAACAAACAAGAGGAATTTGGTGCTTTGGAAAGTGTGAAAGCTGCTAGTGAACTCTATTCTCCTCTATCAGGAGAAGTAACTGAAATTAATGGAGCTCTAGAAGAAAATCCAGGACTTGTCAACAAATCTTGTTATGAAGATGGCTGGCTGATCAAGATGACACTCAGTAACCCTTCAGACCTAGATGAACTAATGAGTGAAGAAGCAtatgagaaatacataaaatctattGAGGAGTGA